In a genomic window of Antricoccus suffuscus:
- a CDS encoding enoyl-CoA hydratase/isomerase family protein has product MSKPQEVLYEVSEHIATITLNAPERMNTISGPMLNQLTERLLEANQDKDVRCVILTGAGRAFCAGLDLRPESGGVSGLSSSSDSVSPSLDLRNTPPTVLFDMDTPVIAAINGGAAGYGMDTALGCDIRLMGASGKLAAAFTKRGLVPESGGTWFLPRLIGWSKASELIFTGRTLNAEETVEWGLASEVVADEDLQARARELAREIAGNAPLAVQAAKRMMRMGQNEPFVEHVHRVYLQLLPLMRTEDLKEGMLSFMEKRPPVFNGR; this is encoded by the coding sequence ATGAGTAAGCCGCAGGAAGTCCTGTATGAAGTGTCCGAACACATCGCGACGATCACGCTCAACGCGCCCGAGCGGATGAATACGATCTCTGGCCCAATGCTCAACCAGCTGACCGAGCGACTGCTCGAGGCCAATCAGGACAAGGATGTGCGCTGCGTGATCCTGACTGGCGCGGGGCGGGCCTTTTGCGCCGGGCTCGATCTGCGCCCGGAATCCGGAGGAGTGTCGGGACTCTCTAGCTCAAGTGATAGCGTTTCGCCCTCGCTCGACCTGCGTAATACGCCTCCGACCGTCCTTTTTGACATGGATACACCAGTTATTGCAGCGATCAATGGCGGCGCGGCCGGTTACGGCATGGACACCGCGCTTGGCTGTGACATCCGCCTGATGGGCGCGTCGGGCAAGCTCGCCGCCGCCTTCACCAAGCGGGGGCTGGTGCCGGAGTCCGGCGGGACGTGGTTCCTGCCGCGACTCATCGGCTGGTCCAAGGCATCGGAGCTAATCTTCACCGGCCGGACGCTGAACGCCGAGGAGACCGTGGAGTGGGGGCTTGCCTCCGAAGTGGTCGCCGACGAGGACCTGCAAGCGCGCGCTCGCGAACTGGCCAGGGAGATCGCCGGTAACGCGCCGCTGGCGGTTCAGGCAGCCAAGCGGATGATGCGCATGGGCCAGAACGAGCCATTCGTCGAGCACGTGCATCGTGTCTATCTGCAATTGCTGCCGTTGATGCGGACCGAGGATCTCAAGGAGGGCATGTTGTCTTTCATGGAGAAGCGCCCGCCAGTCTTCAACGGACGATAG
- a CDS encoding o-succinylbenzoate synthase, with amino-acid sequence MPITRPPDDDVVVYSIPMRSKFRGITVREGMLWRGPAGWTEFSPFLDYDAAQSAPWLRAAVEQATEPYPAAVRDAIAVNCTVPAIQPDRAREVVFSSGGCRTAKVKVAEPGQSLAEDCSRVAAVREALGSRGAIRVDANANWSVEEAVEAITALDKAARGLEYAEQPCASVDDLARVRRRVGVRIAADESIRRAEDPYLVARAEAADVAVIKLQPLGGIAATMRIAEQIGLPLVVSSALETSVGIGASIALAAALPDLPFACGLNTTKLLVDDSATESLAAVAGYIGVPTKRLVPDNLDAIRAPAQVRQRWLTRLAEVSAQ; translated from the coding sequence GTGCCTATCACTCGCCCGCCCGACGACGACGTCGTCGTGTATTCGATTCCCATGCGCTCGAAGTTTCGCGGCATCACCGTGCGCGAAGGGATGCTGTGGCGCGGGCCTGCCGGGTGGACCGAGTTCTCGCCATTCCTCGACTACGACGCTGCACAGTCCGCGCCGTGGCTGCGCGCGGCGGTCGAGCAGGCCACCGAGCCCTATCCGGCGGCCGTCCGGGACGCCATCGCGGTCAACTGCACCGTCCCGGCTATCCAGCCCGATCGGGCCCGCGAAGTCGTGTTCTCCAGTGGCGGCTGCCGTACGGCGAAGGTGAAGGTCGCCGAGCCCGGCCAGTCACTTGCCGAGGACTGTTCCCGGGTGGCGGCGGTTCGTGAGGCGCTCGGATCGCGTGGTGCCATTCGGGTAGACGCCAACGCCAACTGGAGCGTCGAGGAGGCGGTCGAGGCGATCACCGCGCTCGATAAGGCCGCTCGGGGACTGGAGTACGCCGAACAGCCGTGCGCCTCGGTGGACGACCTCGCGCGGGTACGCCGGAGGGTCGGCGTACGCATCGCCGCCGACGAGTCCATCCGACGAGCCGAGGACCCCTACCTAGTGGCCCGCGCCGAGGCCGCCGACGTCGCCGTGATCAAGTTGCAGCCGCTCGGCGGAATCGCCGCCACCATGCGGATCGCCGAGCAGATAGGGCTGCCGCTCGTCGTATCTTCGGCGCTCGAGACCTCGGTCGGTATTGGCGCCTCGATCGCGCTCGCCGCGGCACTGCCTGACTTGCCCTTTGCGTGCGGGCTCAACACCACGAAGCTGCTCGTCGACGACTCGGCGACCGAGTCGCTTGCGGCGGTAGCGGGCTATATCGGCGTGCCGACAAAACGGCTCGTGCCGGACAATCTCGATGCAATACGCGCCCCGGCGCAGGTGCGGCAACGCTGGCTGACGCGGCTGGCCGAGGTGAGCGCCCAGTGA